Proteins from one Triticum aestivum cultivar Chinese Spring chromosome 7A, IWGSC CS RefSeq v2.1, whole genome shotgun sequence genomic window:
- the LOC123151446 gene encoding uncharacterized protein — protein MPLHRAFLDGRVFAEAAYGGREFLFDFLWMVRIDAGTAEEVAMGWIDDRGACFFPVPKSGRKRKRGEPELEDGASSGVDERSSESSDTVESSIQPNPLPLSSTPRAAGLVCRLPWQGYIHALWSARRPAWGKPVRLEETDKFY, from the exons ATGCCTCTACACCGGGCGTTCCTGGATGGGAGGGTGTTCGCAGAGGCCGCGTATGGTGGCAGGGAGTTCCTGTTCGACTTCCTATGGATGGTGCGCATCGACGCTGGCACCGCCGAGGAGGTCGCCATGGGCTGGATTGATGACCGCGGGGCCTGCTTCTTCCCTGTGCCAAAGagcgggaggaagaggaagaggggcgagCCTGAGCTGGAGGATGGGGCGTCGTCCGGGGTGGATGAGAGGTCTAGCGAGAGCAGCGACACGGTGGAGTCCTCAATCCAGCCTAATCCCCTGCCTCTCTCAAGCACTCCCCGTGCAGCAGGCCTGGTGTGTAGACTGCCATGGCAAGGCTACATCCATGCATTAT GGTCAGCAAGGCGGCCAGCTTGGGGCAAGCCGGTGAGGCTGGAGGAGACGGACAAGTTCTACTAG